From Myxococcales bacterium, the proteins below share one genomic window:
- a CDS encoding helix-hairpin-helix domain-containing protein translates to MIGRPQATDVAKRRPVRKALSALVSQARASPWAKPAAKAALAVLALVVLSVIGGSAIGGARASTGPSGVALADAGATPPPVVTLAETVIEAQAPPPPAPTTPPGQAAGAPAPANGAAGKATPENPVSLNTATFEDLRRLPGVGPKKAEAILAIRAKIGKFRRPEDLMRVKGIGRGTFKKLRPLVTVTDGQ, encoded by the coding sequence GTGATCGGACGCCCTCAAGCGACCGACGTGGCGAAGCGGCGCCCGGTCCGCAAGGCGCTCTCGGCCCTCGTGAGCCAGGCGCGCGCCTCGCCCTGGGCAAAACCTGCGGCGAAGGCGGCACTCGCGGTGCTCGCGCTCGTCGTGCTCTCGGTCATCGGGGGCTCGGCGATCGGAGGCGCGCGGGCGAGCACGGGGCCCTCGGGGGTGGCCCTCGCCGACGCGGGCGCGACGCCTCCGCCCGTCGTGACCCTCGCCGAGACGGTGATCGAGGCGCAGGCTCCCCCGCCCCCTGCGCCCACGACGCCGCCCGGACAAGCCGCGGGAGCTCCGGCCCCCGCGAACGGAGCGGCGGGAAAAGCCACTCCGGAGAACCCCGTGTCTCTCAACACGGCCACCTTCGAGGACCTGCGAAGGCTCCCCGGAGTGGGCCCGAAGAAGGCCGAGGCCATCTTGGCGATACGAGCCAAGATAGGAAAGTTCAGGAGGCCGGAGGACCTCATGAGGGTCAAAGGAATAGGCCGAGGGACGTTCAAGAAGCTGCGCCCCTTGGTCACGGTCACGGACGGGCAGTGA
- a CDS encoding DUF362 domain-containing protein, whose protein sequence is MRIDEPSETARIEESLTPEAGAATRRTFLAAAGAMAIPLLLEKSAEAAGGANEAPSLAAVPPDGFRPFQAPGKVVKVVKKDSLQANQLYPKPEDAKAMLTRVMTELTGKPDLVASVKEFVHPKDKVLVKVNGIARENMGTNKELVLPFIEALIAAGVPANQITVLEQYSGFLAGTRITPQSLPAGVQVAIHQNGKIKGPDGDKENPAMVNMPERLIPGTGTRTKFVRPLTEATAAFNFALVKDHSICGFTGALKNMTHGCSINPHDFHVHNASPQIALMYAQDVIKSRVRLSILDGYKVMANGGPLWKMPQHVKPHEAVYASTDPVALDMIGWEVVEKYRAELGLKTLTDDKRAPVYIKTAGELGLGVADRARIQLKEVTI, encoded by the coding sequence ATGCGCATCGACGAGCCTTCCGAGACCGCCCGTATCGAAGAGTCCCTCACGCCGGAGGCCGGCGCGGCCACGCGTCGCACGTTCCTCGCCGCGGCTGGCGCCATGGCGATCCCGCTCCTCCTCGAGAAGAGCGCCGAGGCCGCCGGAGGCGCGAACGAGGCCCCGAGCCTCGCCGCCGTCCCCCCCGACGGGTTCCGTCCGTTCCAGGCGCCGGGCAAGGTCGTGAAGGTCGTCAAGAAGGACAGCCTCCAGGCGAACCAGCTCTACCCGAAGCCCGAGGACGCGAAGGCCATGCTCACGCGGGTCATGACCGAGCTCACGGGCAAGCCCGACCTCGTCGCCTCCGTGAAAGAGTTCGTTCACCCGAAGGACAAGGTCCTCGTCAAGGTGAACGGCATCGCGCGCGAGAACATGGGCACCAACAAGGAGCTCGTGCTCCCGTTCATCGAGGCGCTCATCGCGGCCGGCGTGCCCGCGAACCAAATCACGGTGCTCGAGCAGTACTCGGGCTTCCTCGCCGGCACGCGCATCACGCCGCAGAGCCTGCCCGCGGGCGTGCAGGTCGCCATCCACCAGAACGGCAAAATCAAAGGCCCCGACGGCGACAAAGAGAACCCGGCCATGGTCAACATGCCCGAGCGCCTCATCCCGGGCACCGGCACGCGCACCAAGTTCGTGCGTCCGCTCACCGAGGCCACGGCGGCGTTCAACTTCGCCCTCGTGAAGGACCACAGCATCTGCGGGTTCACCGGCGCCCTCAAGAACATGACCCACGGGTGCAGCATCAACCCGCACGATTTCCACGTGCACAACGCGAGCCCGCAGATCGCGCTCATGTACGCCCAGGACGTCATCAAGTCCCGCGTGCGCCTCTCGATCCTCGACGGCTACAAGGTCATGGCGAACGGCGGTCCGCTCTGGAAGATGCCGCAGCACGTGAAGCCGCACGAGGCCGTGTACGCCTCGACCGACCCGGTCGCCCTCGACATGATCGGCTGGGAGGTCGTCGAGAAGTACCGCGCCGAGCTCGGTCTCAAGACCCTCACCGACGACAAACGCGCCCCCGTCTACATCAAGACGGCCGGGGAGCTCGGGCTCGGCGTCGCCGACAGGGCGCGCATCCAGCTCAAGGAAGTCACGATCTGA